The stretch of DNA TAATTTACATGATGTTATTTAAAAGTACGTAAAAGTGGTATGGTTGCAAATGATATAACTATACAGTATAGTCCAAAATGATGTAGATGTTATCAAGTATAAAGTCAAAAACTGCTTTTAAATAAATCTTAGACTGATGATATGAGAATCACATATTTGACTATGACAAGTAAAATTTAAGCTCTTCGATAATTATTTTGACACATGTATCTTTTGCATTTATTACAGCGATTGTTTTCGTCTACACAACATACTTGTGTTGAGTGATGAGATTTACGGTCGACTTCATTATGATCAAGATCACTCTTCCATTTTAAAGGTAGGAATTGACTGATGTGTCTAATGTGCTGTTAAATAATCTTATAAAGTTGACATTTATATGTCACAGTACCCTGTCGGCAGGtgcattattattttcaaaagatcTACCTCATATACTGGTgcataattattttcaaaagatcTACCTCATATACTTCTATATTCTGTTTTTGATTCACTGGAATGTACGTTTTACGACTGTGCTAATGTCGTTCTTTTGCACATAACCGTTATGTATTTCCAATTGaattaaacaacaacaacaaaacaaatacataatCTTGTGTAAACATTGACTAATGCTTATTTTTTCAGTATTATCCCGAGGGTACAATATTAAGTACTGGTTTATCCAAATGGGCCAGTGCTGGAGGATGGCGTGTAAGTTGACCAGTATATAAAAGTATGTATTCAAATCACGGATAAACCAGACTGAGTATATAAAAGTTTGTATTCAAATCACGGATTACGATATGTTTGTCAGGATGGTCTGTCAAAATTTGCGGAAAACAAGGAATACACGCAATGTTTTTATTCATACCattaatcaaaatgaaataaaattgagaatggaaatggggaatgtgtcaaagagacaacaacccgaccatagagaagacaacagcagaaggtcaccaaaaggtcttcaatgcagcgagaaattcccgcacccggaggcgtccttcagctggcccctaacccaatatataatttttatactagttcagtgataatgaacgccatactaaactccaaattgtacacaaaaactaaaattaaaaatcatacaagactaacaaaggtcagaggctcctgacttgggacaggcgcaaaaatgcggcggagttaaacatgtttatgagatctcaactctcccctatacctttagctaatgcagaaaagtaaacgcataacaatacgcacattaaaattcagtttcaagagaagtccgagtctgatgtcagaagatgtaaccaaagaaaataaacaaaaatgacaattatacacaaataacaacagactactgttgaaggacgtacggtgacctatagttgttaatgtctgtgtcattttggtcttttgtggatagttgtctcattgtcaatcataccacatcttcttttttattttagcagttaactgacatgccagctagATGAAATTCATTTGttgatttgtaaataaataaagtttatatacattgtacatacctGTTTGTAATGTTAATATAGGTTGACAGCTTGACCTATTTTCTTTATACATTTACTTGTAAGGTTACGTTTTGATTCGCTGAATACAGACAATAAAATATAGTTTCTGTTCCGATGGCACAGTGGGACTGCAGCAATTATGTTTCACAGAAGTGATTGAAAATGCTGTTCTTCATAATTTTTATTCAGTACGGCATGGATTCCAAGTTACAATGTGTTTATAATTAAAGATATACCCAAGGAATACTATTATAATAGAATGTATGTCTTTTGTAGGTTGGTTATCACGTTTTCCCTACGGAACTTTCATCCTTAAAGAAAGCTGTACGTAGTGCTGCCAGTCATACCTACAGCTGCTGTCCGGCTCCAATGCAGTATGCTATTACAaaggtattatttatatttttcgtaAATAATTAAAGTCAATTTAGTTAGCTTAATATGTTCGTAAAACTAGCATATGAATTTAACTGTTTTATACTGAATAATTCACAACGAAAATAAGTTTGACTTGAGTTTACATTTAAAATGTGTACAGGAAAACCTTGGAGGAATTCGGTTATTCTTGTAATGTACTCTAGTCATACAACCCCCTCAACGCATCTACGTATTTTTACAATGTAAGTCATTGGGATCCAAATGTTTACATTTGTTAGTTCTTTTCAAACGTTAATACGAGTATATCGACCATTAATTAATCTGCAACATGAGACTCAAAGAGAAATCTAGTACAtttgaagaatattttttatattatattttatagtacAACGAAggttcttttatttattttaaattttagatgtTTCAAGATCTTAATGCAGTAGACAGTTACACTAAGCATTGTTCTAGGATTATGATGACAGTAGGGAACTATTGTCAAAGGTAATTAAAGCATTACATAGTAAGCTAATTTTGACACGGAATTCCATCGAAGCAAATCGTACAAGAAAATCAAAGTTATACtacaataaaatatcaagattttaaaaatatattgaaaacagAAATCTGATGCATCATTTTTCATCTTAATGGTCATACGTAAAGACAAAGGTAACTACAGTATTGACCATGCCTTTACACGCGTTGGTAATTGACTCGTTGGTAGGGTGTTTGAATTTTAAGATTACACTATGACGGCAGACAAACAAAACTTAAACGAAATTTAGAAACAAAACTGGTCATGAATTGAAAATTATGAATCGTAAACAGTCCATATTTTATAGGTATCATTTGAAATGATGATTTGCTACATGTTGAAACTCCATAGCGGTAAACCAAATCACGATATCACCTGTGAAACGGTAAAAGGAATGACATTCATTATACTACTACATGTACGAGCCCTCAGTTGAATAATTTAGTACATTTATAGCAATGAGTTTTTCTACCTTACCACACACCACATTATCTatcaaaaagttaaataataaaaataccgaacaccAAGAAAAATTCACAACCGAAAGTATTTTGTCAAATGGCAATattaaagctcaaacacatcaaactaatggaaaacaaatgaaaaacaaatgccatattttgacttggtacagggatttccttatgtaaaaaatgatggattaaacttaaatttcatagctagctaaacctctcacttgcacgACAGTcgaatatattttcatcatattgGCAACAGTGTGTGAGCAAAATTAAGGAAGGATTTGACATATCCAAACTTTCCGAAAAAGCACTGTTTAAATACAAATTCTTCAAAATGACCTGATGGTTAAAATTAAGGTAACAGAtacgaagaatatatatacattcaaGTAAATGCATTGATATCCTAAATATATGTTACGGTGGAATGTCTTGCCTATGACGTTATGTCTCGCTACTATTATATATGCTTCGATACATCTTATATATATGATCGTccgattaaaaaaataacatcgaTTTTCGTATCAATTATAGACCATTAGCCATCGAAAGTGTGATAAAGATTGCCTGTGTGATTTTGAAAGAAATTCCTACCTTTCATTAACCTTGCACTGTTATTTAGTATAAGCCTATTTGAAGCTCTAACTTGGTATATAAGTCAAAAAGCAACATCAGCCAAACGAAATATCTATGTTATGATATCAAAATGtccttaagctggggtcacacattcacgttttttactgccgtccttgacaggaccattcccgattaaaatttgtcaaaactctgatcaagatcctgtgaatcgtggttGGAAATTCTAACtttaatcaaaatttgtaaaacaaataatttaatcacgataACAATCATATATTGTTCAGGAGGTGTCGATATTCAAACGTTTcaaagcgaatttatcccgataatcccattttcaatccgcttctaatcccatttgtatctttcgcctggtAAAAtccgaccgagtctgtcacgactgcgtcccgattctaccgaatgtaatccgacagagatcagacagtgaccagacagtgaaccgacgctcaCGGAAGTtaactgtcggcatactcgggatgatcaggtactgtcggcacgtaatcctatcacggtccgctctatcgcattacaaacggctttgtctggtctcagtcgtattgtattctgtaattgtcgggactcggacgtgggtatcattgacgaatttcgtattaataacgggactgttccggaacggttttggcaaaaacggttcgcaatcgacaagatctggatgctatctggactcaatcggcagaaaatcAGCAATGCAAAATTTCTCCATATCTTTCCCGTTCCataggacaccgtccagaatacacacaacattgttaggattttgatccgatacagcagaatctgtcacgacataggcacgattgtaatccgactagacaaaatcggctgagtttcctcGAATGTTACGGAACGCACCTAAttgtcggggtgcttcgccgaactattcggacccttctcgacccgtaggaatctgttatgaatttaaacgactgcgttcagacaatgataggacattccagataattgaggatagttatccgacaagatctggatgctatctggactcaatcggcagaaaatcAGCAATgcaaaatttctccagatcattcccgttccatgGGACACCGTtcagaatacacagaacattgttaggatttttatccgatacagcagaatctgtcacgacataggcacgattgtaatccaactagacaaaatcggctgagtttcctcGAATGTTACGGGACACACCTAATTGTCGGGGTGTTTcaccgaactattcggacccttcccgacctgTCGGAATCTGTTATGAATTTacacgactgcgttcagacaatgataggacattccagataattgaggatagttatccgactttttctttttttgtgtcgtatcgctgtctgatcttaaacgggagcaataatcggcaatgtgtgaaccccgcattaacaAAGGGTGTCCGAAATCAGGTGACCCACAGTTGTAGTAATTAATCATATCATGTTTTTGAAAGTTTTCGTTGGTCGAAGTCAGTTATAGATAAAACCATAATAAATTTCAGGGTTAAATTTTTGTACGTCAGCTTAAAAGATTAAAACTGTCTTTGATTATTTTTGGAGATTACCTCACAAAGCTAGGATCGAccaaatttcaaaagctttgaaAATGCTTGGCTTCTGGGTTTTTGACTGTTAACAgtttgtttaattgtattctgGTTGATTTTATAGCATCTATTCAAAATACTAATTTTTAAGGGAATTAACATCTGTTGGCGTGAGATGTGTTGTACCTAAAAGCGGATACTACATATTCCCTGATTTTGAAATTATGAGAACTATGTTGAACAAACGTGGAATTACGACATGTGAACAGATGTGTAAAGCTATGACAGCCGAATGTTCCGTTGTGGTAAGTCCATTTTATAATCTAAACATAGGGGCAGGGGAGGTCTAACAAAACAACTTATTGTAAGTAAATTCATCGCCTGTCCTCATGATATCGCTTAATACAATCGCAATGATCATACATGTTTAACTTTTGACCAACAAGCCGTGTTCTGAAATGAATTgatatattaagtattaaataCTGACGAAACTTTTTTGTTTAAAGAGGAAGAAATACCGAAATTCATTCAAAAACGTTAGCCAAATAAACACGGAAAACATGATGCACAAGGATAGAAGAACGAATAGTCAAACACAGAATTGTTAACGTTCTCGTATTCTCATATACTGTAAGGGGTGCTTTCGGGTTAGTTCTTGTACCCCTAATGGTAACTTTAGTATTACTCAAATCATGTAATTTTGCCATTTGTCTTCACAtaatattatgtttttatcatgtCTTTCTATGATTTAGGCTGAAAACAAGTATTCTAAGCAAATTATCTGTTttaaaatcattatcaaaatttaacaatacttgtTTAAACGTTTACCTAGGTAATGGCTGGTGGTCCTGCTTTTCTGAGACCGGTGGAAGAGCTGACGACAAGACTTTGCTATGTACCATTTGATGGAAAAGGAGCGTTACAGGCTAGTAGAAAATTAGGTCTGGACAAACCACTTCCGGAAACATTTGTGAAGGATTATTGCACACCTGTTTATGATGGAATACAAGTAAGGATACACATTGTTGCATCCTGTTGAATGCAGTACTTATCTCTTTTAATTGTTTAGATTTACAATGCCAAAAAGAATATTTACGATATTATTTCTGACATTGAAATTAGAGGATTTTCATTTTACTTCAAATGTCATTCTTTACCTCATAAAAGCAAACATTTATTATAACAGAGCTACAAATTGGcaattattgaaaacaaaattcaaacatgGGTtgcattattttcataaaaaaaaagcaccGACTGTCATGACAGTTTTGTGTTTCTGAGGAACAGTCTTTCTTTCCAGGGAAAACATAGTGAGTACATGATGAAGGTACTTTTACATGGTAGTATGCTGTTGTATTAAGTCACTTCGTACAAATGTTTATAGATCCCCtctaatataaattgaaaactttttaaactgacgactttactttaaaaaattaatGAGTATGTTGGTTTACATTAACCAGACTTTTTAAATGGCTATTGGTTTTTTCCATATGTTTTGTACATTTAATACGAACTTGCATCTTTGATGAATGTTTCGATATCCATAAAGACGCATGCTATttactttgtaatatttttttctttgtaggCTTTGAAGACCTGGGTTATGAAACATTCCGAACAATATGTAAACAGTATACAATGATCCATTACGTATTTCCTTTTAGTTATTCCGAATAAACATTGTTTCTGCTTGAAGAAGGATTAATCATAACAATACCGAgatgtttatatttatacatttgctTTAGTTTACATTTAGAATTTATGTAATAAATATTCGACGTGTATTATTTACACCCCTTACttgttgtctcaatggcaattatGCGGTTCCTTCTTTCTGTTATACATGAtttgacgaaagataccagagtaacagtcaaactcataaatcgaaaataaactgacagcgccgtggctaaaaatgaaaaatgaaaaaagacaaacagacaaataatagtaattGATGTCTTTTAATCATTAAAGTCTCCtgcaaatcaatttgaaattccAAAGAGAGTTTAATTTTGAAGGTGAATGGCAAAGCTTATACTCTTACTAACAAACTAAAACAAGAGGTCCCTCAGAGTTTTAACTCCtcctatatttattttaaatccgAGTATAGTCAAAGTTGTGGTCAGACAATATCATAACACATTCATATCATGattgttcaaattattcaacTCATTTCTAATAAAGAGTCAAAACTGAATCCACAAATCAGATGCTGAAATGGCTTTGTTGTGTAGCAGCAGACAATGCATGAATGAGTTATACACATTATGGTCGAATGATGTATACTAGTATAGATTCAAGAAAGaggttattctttatttttttatattatctttgATCAGTATGTTTTTCATTATTGTATAACAAATTTTATCATATTGGAACGTCTGGTTCGTACCAATTTTACAGAAACTACAAACAAGTAATATcaaaacaatttatctatatttattatatacttagtagtaaatacagataaattgtatgtgtaatacaatcattggcaagcgtgctgtatcagccacccgtgatgatatcgatatcagcacggttgcaaaagctttatcacacctttaatctgtatgacgtcacgtcatcgattgcagtcactgttgcaaaggctttcaAATCCCTattctgtatgacgtcatgtcaaacctaaaatctgtatgacgtcatgttacataaaaaacatctacttcaggaatatgtatataataaagtgtatatgatatggctttttcaatatcacacaccatatcaaccctcaaccaatataatccctcgagcagagctcttgggattatattggtgtctcgggttgatacggatgcgatattgaaaaagccatatgatattctctatttatctAACGTTGTGTGGTGAGAATATCATGTAATCCATACATGAATAAGTTTCAAATGTAGTTCAAAGCTTTAAAAGATCAATGCTCTGAATGATGCTCAGAACTAAGATTCAAAATAGTTGTACAATATacatcaaattacaaaatataatagTTTTTACATAATGTAAACTATACATTCAGATATAAAATCACGAATGAAAGTACCGTAGGTTTTGTTTATGCTACAGACAGTAAACAAACACAAGTAACATACATATATacgctttaaattttgataaataacataaaattgtataaaaatgtaTGCTGACTCAAAATACACAATAAACACTAAACAAATACTCTAAAAATACTCTCTTAAACATCTgcaaaaaatacacaatttaacaACTCCACGTCGTCAATGCTGCATGACCTATCATATAAATAATTAGGGCAAGAAATCTATGGCATGTGTTTCTATGGTGTTGGCTTAGGCTGGTTTAATATTGGATTATATCCATGGAATTAATTATTCATTGTCGTTCTTTTGTTACGATTCTTTGATAACAAACCCCGTTCATAGTGCTTTTGCTATAAAGTAGCTATTCTATGCGAACTCATTTATATATCAAAAGTCTTTGCTTTCACCTATGTTGTCATTTGTGGCGGGTATTTTCAATCGTTTTCAATATGTGTGCGCGACTGTCTGTTGTCGCTATTATTGTCATTGGATACTTGTGTTTGGCATACATTATTACCAGTTTCGGAATTTGTGTTTGTAGGAGCATCAAACACATCGTCGATAGTCTCATTGTTATCATTTGAAGGTGAAACGGTAAAGTCAGTGTCAGCAATGTAACTCGAATACGCTTCGTTCACCGGTACATCATTTCCAGTCGATGTCGTCTGTTGTGACACATTTCCTGTAGACGGGTGATAATGTGTTATTCTACAACCCTGGCTGTATGTTGGAGGCAGTGTGCGAATAGATATCTGTGAATAGTTTGGAGGCGGAGCATCTTGTAATGTACATCTGCTGCTGTTTCCCCCTTGAATATATCACAATAATTTATATAccagtctaaattgaaaacaacgttcaaactcATGATTTCACAATAATTTACTAGTATCTGATATACAATAGTGGACACCACTATGCTATCTGTCGAGAATGCGGTGATTCGTTACATGGAAAGATTTAAATAAGGCAAGATCAGTCTTAATTTCATTCTAAGAAAGTATTGTATTTAGTCGTTTAAATTGCCTTTTAACTAGTTTACTGTCACTGTTATTTCTCTTAtcacatcttattttattttgtttgttagtTATATTTTTTGTCGATCGGATGAGTCCAGTCTTTTCAAattgtgtatgtttgttttgttcaagcatcgaagacaatataatggaatgtgatacgactgtcatacaagtgagaggtttagctagctataaaaccaggttcaatccaccattttctacatttgaaaatgcctgtaccaagtcaggaatatgacagttcttgtccattcgtttttgttgcgttttgttattttattttgccatgtgattatggactttccgaattgattttcctctgagttcagtatttttgtgattttaatttttatgccccacctacgatagtagaggggcattatgttttctggtctatgcgtccgttcgtctgtccgtccgtccgttcgtctgtccgtccgttcgtctgtccgtccgtccgttcgtccgtccgtctgtccgttcgtccgtctgtcccgctccaggttaaagtttttggtcaaggtagtttttgatgaagttgaagtccaatcgacttcaaacttagtacacatgttccctatgatatgatctttctaattttaatgccaaattagagtttttacaccaatttcacagtccactgaacatggaaaatgatagtgcgagtggggcattcgtgtactgaggacacattcttgtttcaaaatGATTTTACTGTTTGTTCTTATGTCGTTCTGTTTCACTTCTGTCGAAAATTAGGGGAGGATTGAGCACTCACAATTATATTTAAGCCTACATTTTCCGTTTGTGTCTGTCCCTTGTTAGGaacctgtaattcaatggttgttgtATGTGttgactgattatttattttccttttatagtaTTTAGCTTATTTTAGGCAGTtcgtttttcttttgaattgtttttcattttgtcatgtcgttgcattttatagctgaatGTATAGTGTGTATTATGCCGCACAGTGACATATTTCGTTGTTCTCAGATGTTAACTTTCCTTTTGTAAAcgcaaaaatatgaaattttagaaGAGACAATTAGAATTAAAACATTGGACTTCTTGATACATGTATGGAACACACCTATTCTGCTTTTAGCGTTcgtttattttatgttttcttctataaatatttttcattgtaaTATCAGCGTTTTCATAGAGAAAAGACACTTTAAAAGACTTACAGAACGGCACACCTTCATTGTGTCGTCGTCGAAATCTATGGACAACGGATATGATCAGCcgaataaataaaattaacacaGCTAATCCTGAAGCTCCCCAAAGGACAAAATTAATAGCTTCTTTTGATGCTGTATCGATCCCATAGGAACCTGGTGCTTTAGTatctgaaaaaatatttcataaattcaatCATTTAAACTACAGAGTGAGCATTTCGCATGACATGGGGTGATCCGcggtttttttatttggttcatGTTGCCAAAACGTCACCAATGTcagagtagaaagttgatgaaccaggggtatgtcaaagaacgtctcgtcctttttctaaaaaaatgcatttgaagtTACCAAGACATTGTTGATAAataatattccgtatcaacttcacaaataatacacgacggttttaaagtatatatagattctgggtactTACGTTGTTTTTCATCTTTATGACGAGtaatagtattcttttatttgtttttatgaatattactttttctGTTTGGTCTGGTTTTTAGTGATATCCATTCGACGTGAATCTGTACTTCTACATTCCgtcattgttttattgttctatgataatttttgtgtatatctgtgtttcatttttgttaatgtgctttgtctttatgaatttttgtttctctttaaaacataattatttgttCTTATAGTGATTAagtttataacacaatgttgactgttgtacacctatatttatcattttttcctattgtataaaaaaagaagatgtggtatgattgccaatgagacaactgtctacaagagaccaaaatgacacagacattaagaactataggtcaccgtacggccttcaacaatgagcaaagccaataccgcatagtcagctataagaggccccgatgagaaaatgtaaaacaattcaaacgagaaaactaacggccttatttatatatataaaaaaagaacgaaaaacaaatatgtaacacataaacgacaaccactgaattacaggctcctgacttgggacaggcacatacataaataatgtggcggggttaaacatgttaccgggatcccaaccctccccctaacctgggacagtggtataacagtacaacataaggacgaactataaaaatcagttgaaaaggcttaactcatcagatgaacaaaaatacaagtggacgtggcttggtacttatacatcccgacacaaaaagacacaaataaaagatctgagagtactcgcagttatctaacagctagttcaaagccactaacaactaataaaaaaaatcatgcatctaagactaaactatcatcccgtacacatccaacattcaatggatttagggtaaagacgtcataaacagccagagaaaaacatgaccttgtgcaatgccaagttacaggtatcgacagattgtagatccatgaatatgtatatgtataaaacatactagtaatatttagttagcttttaatttactgataaaaaaatcaatatttataccaataaaaacaatattcaatgatcttattacagtgttgaataggtaaccttttagaataagtttatttaaagaagcgacgagtttacatggatcatttctaaatttccggacACGGTTatcaacatttccgtaaaaatgaggatgtgctatcccgtttgaaataagctttcaacaggtacaaccaaacttcaaaaccaaatctttatatctatggaaaaatttagtaaaggttttaagtaatttatggtaacgatatccctggtttaataatttaccagtaatacatagattgcgttcgtcaaaatcaaaaacgtcacaacagacacgggcatagcgaacgagctgt from Mytilus galloprovincialis chromosome 2, xbMytGall1.hap1.1, whole genome shotgun sequence encodes:
- the LOC143064511 gene encoding aspartate aminotransferase-like; this translates as MDDLVRPDLQNYSPASNLSLNEEIRKRLAAGETIYHFAFGQSPFPVIETAVEALKEYAGENAYLPVAGTLELRQSIAKFHKHFEDLDIDPDNIIVAPGSKELIFLLLQIFNGDVLIISPSWTTYHPQAKLSHHKPIIVNTTLDKEWKITPEDIEKVVRENEIHKNRIIIMNNPDNPSGTSYTREELKKLSDCFRLHNILVLSDEIYGRLHYDQDHSSILKYYPEGTILSTGLSKWASAGGWRVGYHVFPTELSSLKKAVRSAASHTYSCCPAPMQYAITKMFQDLNAVDSYTKHCSRIMMTVGNYCQRELTSVGVRCVVPKSGYYIFPDFEIMRTMLNKRGITTCEQMCKAMTAECSVVVMAGGPAFLRPVEELTTRLCYVPFDGKGALQASRKLGLDKPLPETFVKDYCTPVYDGIQALKTWVMKHSEQYVNSIQ